The following coding sequences are from one Aeromicrobium duanguangcaii window:
- a CDS encoding PDGLE domain-containing protein, translating into MSSRRFLGAALLLSLLLAGVVSAYASGRPDGLEHVAATQGFAHTAGTSLTAGSPLADYPGGWAGIAGCALVFAAVVGVTRVTAGFTRR; encoded by the coding sequence ATGAGCTCGCGTCGCTTCCTGGGCGCGGCGCTGCTGCTGAGCCTCCTGCTGGCCGGAGTGGTCAGCGCTTACGCGTCGGGGCGTCCCGACGGACTCGAGCACGTGGCCGCGACGCAGGGCTTCGCGCACACCGCCGGCACGAGCCTGACGGCCGGATCACCGCTGGCGGACTACCCGGGCGGATGGGCCGGGATCGCCGGCTGCGCGCTCGTGTTCGCGGCCGTCGTGGGTGTGACGAGGGTCACCGCTGGGTTTACACGCCGTTAA
- a CDS encoding energy-coupling factor ABC transporter permease has protein sequence MHVPDHFLDPQTSIATAAVALTAVVVATRHARRELPDDDRVPMAGLVATFVFAAQMLNFAVGDGTSGHLMGGVLAAVLVGPATAVLCLTAVLAVQALFFADGGVTALGTNVTLMAVVGVLVGWAVFRVAMRLAPRRPVAVPLAAALAALVSVPATALAFTGLYAVGGTAAVDLGAVAGSMLGWHSLIGVGEAAITLAAVAAVMWTRPDLVFGARPYVRTRAVAR, from the coding sequence ATGCACGTACCCGACCACTTCCTCGATCCGCAGACCAGCATCGCCACGGCTGCCGTCGCCCTGACCGCCGTGGTCGTGGCGACCCGGCACGCACGGCGCGAGCTGCCGGACGACGACCGCGTGCCGATGGCCGGTCTCGTGGCGACGTTCGTGTTCGCCGCGCAGATGCTCAACTTCGCGGTCGGTGACGGGACCAGCGGACACCTGATGGGCGGGGTGCTGGCCGCCGTGCTCGTCGGTCCAGCGACGGCGGTGCTGTGCCTGACGGCGGTGCTCGCGGTCCAGGCGCTGTTCTTCGCCGACGGGGGAGTCACGGCACTGGGCACGAACGTCACGCTCATGGCGGTCGTCGGCGTCCTCGTCGGCTGGGCGGTGTTCCGCGTCGCGATGCGCCTCGCACCCCGGCGTCCCGTGGCGGTTCCGCTTGCGGCCGCGCTGGCGGCGCTGGTCTCGGTCCCGGCCACGGCGCTCGCCTTCACCGGCCTCTACGCGGTCGGCGGCACGGCAGCGGTCGATCTCGGCGCCGTGGCCGGCTCGATGCTGGGCTGGCACTCGCTGATCGGCGTGGGCGAGGCCGCGATCACGCTCGCGGCGGTCGCCGCCGTGATGTGGACGCGCCCCGACCTGGTCTTCGGCGCCCGTCCGTACGTCCGCACGCGGGCGGTGGCCCGATGA